A part of Elusimicrobiota bacterium genomic DNA contains:
- a CDS encoding DUF3800 domain-containing protein, with protein MNNESPDIYISGKISQHLAMKRFRIYIDESGDHTYHHLDSPASRYLGLTGIIIESELYRTHLQPEFERLKQSHFPHSPDEPVILHRKEMINREGIFGALRDADRDQAFTADLMRFLSVQDYTIYSVVIDKKAHTDRYGKAASHPYHYCLTVLLERYRSFLAAEGGRGDVMAESRGGTEDMELKKVYQELYTGGTQFLSASNFQGVLTSRELKLKKKIANIAGLQMADLLAYPLKQDILTKDGISGVSQGDFGEKLCASVQSKQNTYSRKFLK; from the coding sequence TTGAATAATGAATCGCCCGACATCTATATAAGTGGTAAAATATCTCAACATCTTGCTATGAAACGATTCCGAATTTATATTGATGAGTCAGGCGATCATACCTATCATCACTTAGATAGCCCGGCCTCCCGGTACCTTGGCCTGACTGGAATCATCATCGAATCCGAATTATATCGAACACATCTTCAACCTGAGTTTGAGAGGCTCAAGCAGTCGCATTTCCCACATAGTCCTGATGAACCCGTTATCCTCCACAGAAAGGAGATGATCAACCGAGAAGGAATTTTCGGCGCGCTACGCGACGCGGATCGCGACCAAGCTTTCACGGCAGACCTTATGCGATTCCTCTCTGTTCAGGACTACACCATTTATAGTGTCGTCATCGACAAAAAGGCACATACTGACCGTTACGGCAAGGCTGCCTCCCATCCATATCACTACTGCCTGACGGTCCTCCTGGAACGTTATCGTAGTTTCCTGGCCGCTGAAGGCGGGCGGGGCGATGTTATGGCCGAGAGCCGCGGCGGAACGGAGGATATGGAGCTCAAAAAAGTCTATCAGGAACTTTATACAGGCGGGACGCAGTTCCTCAGTGCCTCAAATTTTCAAGGAGTGCTGACTTCCCGGGAACTTAAGTTAAAAAAGAAGATCGCAAATATCGCGGGGTTACAGATGGCTGATCTGCTCGCTTATCCGTTGAAGCAGGATATCCTTACCAAAGACGGCATCTCGGGTGTAAGTCAAGGGGATTTTGGGGAGAAGCTTTGCGCCAGTGTCCAGAGCAAACAGAACACCTATAGTCGGAAGTTCCTAAAATGA
- a CDS encoding PorV/PorQ family protein codes for MAHIFAFLAVTLLSSSIYASGPGTGSADFLKIPVGARETSLGGAFTAVADNANAVYYNPAGLSLLQNPEISFTNNKYLEGLSQQWLAAAYPYKSGAFGLGVNYLSVPAFGAYDNLNNPAGSVSAYDAAAYLSWGGRLPVDYKFIRSVSYGASLKYISEKLDTEHASGYGLDLGLLAATSVKNLRFGFGVDNLVSSKIKFIDEGAGLPLKFKAGVSYRLAPDSPVAAILFSADYNFPKDGAGYVAAGIEGLLYRAFAVRLGYSSFGDISNGLNFGLGFDLSRYTGRSISVDYSFAAASVFGDIQKLGITCKFRPRQISGAAAARSTVPARAEAPMRPPRETHAPAPAAGGGAVSRYADILKTGSLYQKRNALAELGEQEGEAPFNLLLSVLKNDDPVLVLDAVSVLSGLDDLRVIDPFIELLKAENADIQLAAISRLARYKDERVLQALEGCLGDKSPEVRSRAAVILGDFGDARAVESLKAALKKEEASEVKNALISSLKELDPGFQGTNNSNPVISPPVNGLSQ; via the coding sequence ATGGCCCACATTTTTGCCTTTCTTGCTGTCACGCTGCTAAGCAGCTCCATTTACGCTTCCGGCCCCGGCACGGGGTCCGCCGATTTCCTTAAAATACCCGTTGGAGCAAGGGAAACTTCTCTTGGCGGCGCGTTTACCGCCGTTGCCGACAACGCCAATGCCGTTTATTACAACCCGGCGGGCCTGAGCCTGCTGCAAAACCCGGAAATTTCCTTCACCAATAATAAATATCTTGAGGGCTTAAGCCAGCAGTGGCTTGCCGCGGCGTATCCCTATAAGTCCGGGGCATTCGGCCTGGGTGTGAATTATCTTTCGGTGCCCGCCTTTGGCGCTTACGATAATCTTAACAACCCGGCCGGCTCGGTATCGGCTTATGACGCGGCGGCGTATCTTTCCTGGGGCGGCAGGCTGCCGGTTGACTATAAATTTATCCGCTCGGTTTCATACGGCGCATCCCTGAAGTATATATCCGAAAAACTGGATACGGAGCATGCGTCCGGCTATGGGCTGGATTTGGGGCTTTTAGCCGCGACGTCTGTTAAAAATCTGAGATTCGGTTTCGGCGTTGATAATCTGGTCTCAAGCAAAATTAAATTTATTGACGAAGGGGCCGGGCTTCCTTTAAAGTTCAAGGCCGGCGTTTCATACCGGCTGGCGCCTGACAGCCCCGTTGCCGCGATATTGTTTTCCGCGGATTACAATTTTCCGAAGGATGGGGCCGGCTATGTTGCCGCCGGCATAGAAGGCCTGCTTTACAGGGCGTTCGCAGTAAGATTGGGCTACAGCTCTTTCGGGGATATTTCAAACGGCCTGAATTTCGGGCTTGGATTCGACCTGTCACGCTATACCGGCAGGAGCATCAGCGTGGATTATTCATTCGCCGCCGCCTCCGTTTTCGGCGATATCCAGAAACTGGGCATTACCTGTAAATTCCGGCCGCGGCAAATCTCCGGCGCGGCCGCGGCGCGTTCCACAGTCCCGGCGCGCGCGGAGGCGCCTATGCGCCCGCCCAGAGAAACACACGCCCCCGCGCCCGCCGCAGGCGGCGGGGCTGTCTCCCGTTATGCCGACATCCTGAAAACAGGCAGTCTGTATCAAAAAAGAAACGCTTTGGCCGAATTGGGCGAACAGGAAGGCGAGGCTCCTTTTAATCTTTTGCTCTCCGTTCTTAAAAATGACGACCCTGTATTAGTGCTGGACGCCGTTTCCGTTTTGTCCGGATTGGACGATTTAAGGGTTATAGACCCCTTTATAGAGCTGTTGAAAGCGGAAAATGCGGATATACAGCTTGCGGCCATCTCCAGGCTTGCGCGGTATAAGGACGAAAGGGTGTTACAAGCGCTGGAGGGATGCCTGGGTGACAAATCTCCGGAAGTGCGAAGCCGGGCCGCCGTTATTCTGGGGGATTTCGGCGACGCCAGGGCGGTTGAGAGCCTTAAGGCGGCGTTGAAAAAAGAGGAAGCCAGCGAGGTTAAGAATGCGCTGATAAGTTCTTTAAAAGAACTGGACCCGGGGTTTCAGGGGACGAATAACAGTAATCCGGTAATCAGTCCGCCGGTAAATGGTTTGTCTCAATAA
- a CDS encoding T9SS type A sorting domain-containing protein — protein sequence MLVTAALTGGVLKISALSTASGGGAASGGVLALKAASMGGLTGSGARLSGGNLSVTTGGTPAVVTFATAKSDLSAAHCYPVPFKPSLGHTKITFTDLTRSARIRIYTTSGILVRALDKSDTGETLDWDVRNARGEAVVSGVYLYVVNSASQTRKGKLMIIR from the coding sequence TTGCTGGTTACCGCCGCCCTGACCGGAGGCGTTCTGAAAATATCGGCGCTTTCAACGGCTTCCGGCGGCGGCGCGGCCTCAGGCGGCGTCCTGGCGCTTAAAGCCGCGAGCATGGGCGGTTTAACCGGCTCCGGCGCGCGCCTGAGCGGCGGCAATTTAAGCGTGACGACGGGCGGTACTCCGGCGGTGGTCACATTCGCAACGGCGAAAAGCGATTTATCGGCCGCGCATTGCTATCCGGTGCCGTTCAAGCCCTCGCTTGGGCATACAAAGATAACGTTCACCGATCTGACCAGGTCCGCGCGTATACGGATATACACCACAAGCGGCATATTGGTGCGCGCGCTTGATAAATCGGACACGGGCGAAACGCTTGACTGGGACGTCCGCAACGCGCGCGGTGAAGCGGTTGTCAGCGGGGTTTACCTCTACGTAGTTAATAGCGCCAGTCAGACCAGGAAAGGGAAGTTGATGATAATAAGGTAA